GCGACCGGATTCGATTGCGCTTTGCAGAATCTTGGTAACATGATCCTGTGCGTATACTTCAGAGAAGCTTTGCGGGCGGTATTTGCGCGCAAGTACTATGTAGCTCATACTACCTCCATACACCACTGTTTTAACAAAGCGGATTTAGGCAAGTATTTTCTGCTGGACAAAATATAGAGGGTTGCCAAAGCTTGATTTTTCGAATAAGTGAACGGATCTTTAAGGAGGAAATGGATGAAACTCGAAGGAAAAGTTGTTATTGCTCAAGGTGGCGGACCAACTGCGGTGATAAACCAATCTATGGTTGGAGCTGCGTTGGAATCTCGCAAATTCCCACAGGTTACCAGAGTATATGGCGCTCTACATGGTGTGCAAGGTATTGTAAATGAGAATTTTATTGATCTTACTCAGGAGACTACTCACAATCTGGAGCAGGTGGCAAATACTCCCTCCAGCGCACTGCTTTCTACCCGAGACAAGCCCGACGAAAACTACTGCAAAGAAATATTCAAAGTTCTTAAAGCCCATGATGTTCGCTATTTCTTTTACATTGGTGGAAACGACTCCTCCGATACCGTTAGAATTGTAAATGAACAGGCACAGAACGCCGAATACGAGTTCAGAGCCATACACATTCCCAAAACCATAGATAACGATCTCGTTCTTAGCGATCACACTCCCGGATATGGCTCTGCCGCCAGGTTCGTAGCCTCAGCATTTGCTGGAGTAAATTTGGATAATCGCGCTCTTCCCGGAGTATACATCGGCGTTGTGATGGGGCGTCATGCTGGTTTCCTCACGGCTGCTTCTGCTTTGGGACAAAAGTATCCTGATGATGGTCCTCATCTAATTTATATGCCCGA
The sequence above is a segment of the Candidatus Cloacimonadota bacterium genome. Coding sequences within it:
- a CDS encoding diphosphate--fructose-6-phosphate 1-phosphotransferase, whose product is MKLEGKVVIAQGGGPTAVINQSMVGAALESRKFPQVTRVYGALHGVQGIVNENFIDLTQETTHNLEQVANTPSSALLSTRDKPDENYCKEIFKVLKAHDVRYFFYIGGNDSSDTVRIVNEQAQNAEYEFRAIHIPKTIDNDLVLSDHTPGYGSAARFVASAFAGVNLDNRALPGVYIGVVMGRHAGFLTAASALGQKYPDDGPHLIYMPERPFSRDKFLQDVKHSYEQYGRCIVAVSEGIIDEEGIPMIAKLTKAVEHDAHGNVQLSGTGMLGDLLCDLVRDKLKI